A section of the Scyliorhinus torazame isolate Kashiwa2021f chromosome 21, sScyTor2.1, whole genome shotgun sequence genome encodes:
- the LOC140398302 gene encoding ATP-sensitive inward rectifier potassium channel 1-like: MLKYLRRRFTRNLTERNRQRARLVSKDGRCNIEFGNIKEHSRIGFLVDIWTTVLDLKWRYQMTIFISAFLGSWFLFGLLWYAVAYVHKDLPEFSPTENHMPCVQNINGLTSAFLFSLETQVTIGYGFRCVTEQCGEAIFLLVTQSILGVIINSFMCGAILAKISRPKKRAKTITFSKSAVISKRGGKLCLLIRVANLRKSLLIGSHIYGKLLKTTVTLEGETIIMDQVNIDFIVDAGNENLFFISPLTVYHIIDKTSPFYEMSAETIKQQDFELVVFLDGTIEATSATCQVRTSYIPEEVFWGYRFSPIVSKSKEGKYRVDFSNFGKTVQVDTPHCAYCLQTEKEAKLKEKKAYDNPVFQLNEVNETKM, translated from the coding sequence ATGTTGAAATACCTCCGCAGGAGATTCACCAGAAACCTAACAGAGCGTAATCGTCAGCGAGCTCGGCTTGTCTCCAAAGATGGCAGGTGTAACATAGAATTTGGAAATATCAAGGAGCATTCAAGGATTGGCTTCCTTGTGGATATTTGGACAACTGTCCTTGACCTTAAGTGGAGGTATCAGATGACCATCTTTATTTCAGCCTTTCTCGGAAGTTGGTTCCTCTTTGGCTTGCTGTGGTATGCCGTTGCATACGTGCACAAGGACCTTCCTGAATTTTCACCCACTGAGAATCATATGCCCTGTGTGCAGAACATCAATGGGCTGACATCTGCCTTTCTCTTCTCACTCGAGACTCAGGTCACGATTGGTTATGGCTTCAGATGCGTGACGGAGCAGTGTGGTGAAGCCATATTCCTCCTGGTAACTCAATCCATCCTCGGTGTCATCATTAATTCCTTCATGTGCGGTGCCATCTTGGCTAAGATCTCCAGACCAAAGAAACGAGCCAAAACCATCACATTCAGCAAGAGTGCGGTGATCAGCAAACGTGGGGGGAAATTGTGTCTCCTGATTCGAGTGGCCAATCTCAGGAAGAGCCTGCTGATTGGCAGCCATATTTATGGAAAACTTTTGAAAACTACTGTGACTCTAGAGGGTGAGACCATAATAATGGATCAAGTCAACATTGATTTTATCGTTGATGCTGGGAATGAGAATCTCTTCTTTATATCTCCTCTCACCGTCTATCACATCATTGACAAAACCAGTCCCTTTTACGAGATGTCAGCTGAGACCATCAAGCAGCAAGACTTTGAGTTGGTGGTCTTTTTAGATGGCACAATAGAAGCCACTAGTGCCACCTGCCAGGTGAGAACGTCTTACATCCCAGAGGAGGTATTCTGGGGCTACAggttttcccccattgtctccaaatCTAAAGAAGGGAAATACAGAGTTGATTTCTCCAACTTCGGAAAGACTGTGCAGGTGGACACTCCTCATTGTGCCTACTGTCTGCAGACGGAGAAAGAAGCCAAGCTCAAAGAGAAGAAAGCTTATGACAACCCTGTATTCCAACTCAATGAAGTCAATGAGACTAAAATGTAA